The Haloarchaeobius litoreus DNA window CGAGCAGGTCATCGACTATCTGGAGCGACAGGGTATCGAGCGCATCGACCATCTCGTCACCTCGCACGCGGACGCGGACCACATCGGCGGGCACGCGGCCGTCATCGAGCACTTCGAGACGGAGGGTGGGGGCGTCGGGGCGGTGTACGACCCCGGTATCACGTCGTCGTCGGCGACGTACGAGCGGTACCTCGACGTGGTCGAGGAGTACGACGTGGCGCTGTTCCGGACGCGCAGTGGGGCACAGCTGCCCATCGAGGGTGTCGACGTGGCGGTGCTCGGGCCACCGCAGGAGCCGCTGGCGAACGTCGACCGTAACGAGAACAGCCTGGTGTTGCGCATCGCGCACGGGAACACGAGCGTCCTGTTCACCGGCGACGCGGGTGTGGTCGAGGAACAGTATCTGGTGGCCAACTACGGCGACAGTCTCGGGTCGACCGTGCTGCTCGCGGGCCACCACGGCAGCCGGTCGAGTACGGGGTCGGACCTGCTGGATGCCGTGCAGCCGCGGGTCACGGTGATATCGAGTGCATACGACTCGCAGTACGGCCACCCACATCGGGAGGTGCTCGAACGGCTCGCGACGCGGTCGATTCCGACGTACTGGACGGGGGTCCACGGCGACGTGGTGCTCCGGAGCGATGGGCGGACCGTGACGCTGCTGACACAGCAGTCGGCGACGACGGTCGCGACGTCGTTGCGTGACGCGCCGGCGGTCGACCCCGCCACCAGCGACCCGGTCGCTGTGCGCGAGCGTTTCGTCGCCGACTCGGGGGCGGATGTCGTCCCCATCACGCCCGACGGCGGGACGACGACGCCGGTCGCGGGCCAGCTCTCGCTCGTCGAGGTACACGCGGACGCGGCCGGGAACGATAACGAGAACCTCAACGACGAGTACCTCACCTTCGAGAACACGGGCGATTCGACGCTCGACCTCGGTGGCTGGGTGCTGGCGGATGCCGCGGGCCACCGCTACACCTTCCCGTCGGTCACGCTCGCGCCGGGCGAGCAGGTGACGGTGTACACTGGCAGTGGGACCGACGGTGACGGCGAGCTGTACTGGGGTGCCGACGGTGCGATCTGGAACAACGGCGGCGACACCGTGCTCGTCACGACCGACGAGGGGACCGTCGTCGTCGAGGAGGAGTACACATGATGCGACAGTACACGGCAGTTCTGGACCGGTTCGAGGAGGATACCGCGGTGCTACTGGTGGAGGCGGACGGCGAGGTGGTCGACGAGCTGCTGGTCGACCGCTGGGAGCTGCCGAAGCCGGGGCGCGAACAGGGTGCGATCTTCGACTTGCGCGTCTTCGGCGACTCGTTGCGCGTGCTCTCCTACCGTCCCGCCGAGACCGAGGCGCGGTCGGACGCTGCCCAGAGTCGGTTCGACCGGCTGGCGCAGGACCTCCCGACCACGGACGATGCGTCGTCCGAGGAGGACGGTTCGGGCGCGGAGTCGACCGGGCCGGAGTAACGGTCTGCGACGGGTGAACCGGCCTACAGGATGCCGACCGGGTTCGTCGGCGGTGCGAGCGGGCTGGCCGGGAGGTCGTCGTCGAGATCGGGGTCGTTGTAGCCAGCGGGTGCCACGTCGTTCGGTGCGTCGGGATAGAACAGCGACGCGAGCGCCTGGATGTGGCCGCGTCCGACGGCGAGTTCGAACTGGCCGCCGCCGTACAGGCTGATGTCGTGGTCCTCGCAGTAGTCGAGCGTGTCGAGCAGCGATTCGGCGGTGCCGAAGCGGGAGGGCTTGATGTTGAGCCAGTCGGGCTCGAACGGCAGGGCGTCGACGCTCTCGATGCCGGTGATGGGGTAGTCCCAGCTCACGCGGTCCTCCTGGCCGTCGAACAGCGGGCGCGTCTCGTCGGTGAGCGCGGGGTCCTCGACGACCGCGTCGGGGAAGCCCTCGAGCACGTGTCGGTAGAGGTCGGGGTCCGCGGGCTGGTCGACCTCGGTGCCCTCGTACTGACCCTTCAGGTCGAGCAGCCGGACCGCCCCGGTGTCGGCGAGGTCGGCGATGAGTTCGTCGCTCCACTCGGAGACCGGGTCCAGCTTGAACTCTGCCGTGGGGTTGACGGCCTGGATGGCCGCGATACGGTCGAACGTCGGCGGCTCGCCCAGCCGCGTGCTGACGACGAACCGGACTGGGTCGTACGAGCGCCCGAGCGCGTCGCCGAGGTTCGTCCCGGCCTGCCGGAGCGCGAGGTCGAGTGCGGCGCTCTCGACACCCCAGCGGCGGTAGTGTCGGGCGGCCTGCTGTCCCGGGGGCTCGGGGAACAGCTCGACGTCGTCGAGCATCGTGGAGAACTCGTCGAACGTGTACTCGCCGTCGAAGTCGTAGTCGTGGGCGGCCTGGAGCGCGTCGTGGTCGTCGGCGTCGTAGGTCACGTCCTCGCCGCGGCCGACGTGGCCGTCGCCGTGGAGTTCGAAGACGGTCGTCACGCGGGTGAACCCGCTCGACGTGTCGCGCTCGTGGCGTCGGAGCCGGTAGTCGTCGACGACCAGCGGCAGGTCCGCGACTGCCTCGTAGAGCGTCATGCCACGAGGTATGCTGGGCAGTGCCAAAGGTCCGACGGCGCGCAGCGGTGCGGGCTCGCACCCGCCAGTTCGGGTCGCCCCCGTGCCAGCACCCCCGACGCCGCCCATGCAAAGAGAAATCGTTTTAGGCGGCGCGTCCGAGGCTCCGACTATGCAACGACGAGCAGCGGCGGCCTACGTCGTACTCCTCCTCGTTATCACCGCCGGGGCCTTCGCGTTCATCTCGACCGCGGAGGGACCGGCCGTCTCGCTGGAGGACCCGGACGAGACCCTCCAGAAGGGGTCCAATCTATCGGTGAACGACCGCGTGTACAACGTCTCCGACGTCTCCGCGAGTAGCGGCGACGGTGGCGGCCACGGCGGTGGCGGCACCACCTACGAGGCGGTGCTCACGTGGACCAACGAGTCCGCCCAGTGGTCGGAGAGCTGGAGCAACAACTCGACGGTCACCTACCAGGGCGACACGTACCGTGCGTTCATCGCGAACAGCTCGGAGCCGACCGAGATCACCCTGCGCTGGGAGCCCACGGACCGCTTCTCCCCGCAGTGGGTCGACGGCGTGCAGTACATCGACGCCGAGCCGGACACGCCCGACCGGCAGGCGATGCGCGTCGATACGTACATCGAGAACTCCAACAACTCGAGCATCCAGCCAGTCACCATCGACGCGACGAGTTCGCTGGAGTACAACGGCAACGAGACCACCATCACCACGGCACCGCAGCAGGCGACCTTCAGCTGGACCGCGCCCCGCACCAACGAGGTGACGTTCGGCCAGCACGAGAACGTCACGCTCAACGGCGTCGACTACGCCGTCCACTTCACGAACGAGAACACGGTCACGCTCCAGCAGG harbors:
- a CDS encoding DUF3006 domain-containing protein is translated as MMRQYTAVLDRFEEDTAVLLVEADGEVVDELLVDRWELPKPGREQGAIFDLRVFGDSLRVLSYRPAETEARSDAAQSRFDRLAQDLPTTDDASSEEDGSGAESTGPE
- a CDS encoding lamin tail domain-containing protein, producing the protein MRTVSRGSVAVLVLLVVGSGCLAAPDATGAPVTSDEPTTAAAGSVNGTLEVHFIAVGQSSSALVVTPAGETVLIDSGDWRDDGEQVIDYLERQGIERIDHLVTSHADADHIGGHAAVIEHFETEGGGVGAVYDPGITSSSATYERYLDVVEEYDVALFRTRSGAQLPIEGVDVAVLGPPQEPLANVDRNENSLVLRIAHGNTSVLFTGDAGVVEEQYLVANYGDSLGSTVLLAGHHGSRSSTGSDLLDAVQPRVTVISSAYDSQYGHPHREVLERLATRSIPTYWTGVHGDVVLRSDGRTVTLLTQQSATTVATSLRDAPAVDPATSDPVAVRERFVADSGADVVPITPDGGTTTPVAGQLSLVEVHADAAGNDNENLNDEYLTFENTGDSTLDLGGWVLADAAGHRYTFPSVTLAPGEQVTVYTGSGTDGDGELYWGADGAIWNNGGDTVLVTTDEGTVVVEEEYT